From Vigna unguiculata cultivar IT97K-499-35 chromosome 5, ASM411807v1, whole genome shotgun sequence, the proteins below share one genomic window:
- the LOC114185312 gene encoding aspartic proteinase-like protein 2: MEMLPGSRRTIFVSACVWFFLSLLPSLSPASVVSATHGVFNVKCKYQERTLSALKAHDYRRQLSLLAGVDLPLGGSGRPDAVGLYYAKIGIGTPPKNYYLQVDTGTDIMWVNCIQCKECPTRSSLGMDLTLYDIRESSSGKSVPCDQEFCKEVNGGLLSGCTTNTTCPYLEIYGDGSSTAGNFVKDIVLYEQVSGDLKTDSANGSIIFGCGARQSGDLSSSNEEALDGILGFGKANSSMISQLASSGKVKKMFAHCLNGVNGGGIFAIGHVVQPKVNMTPLLPDQPHYSVNMTAVQVGQTFLSLSTDASAQGDGKGTIIDSGTTLAYLPEGIYDPLVSKIISQQTGLKVQTLHDEYTCFQYSESVDDGFPAVTFFFENGLSLKVYPHDYLFPSGDFWCIGWQNSGTQSRDNKNMTLLGDLVLSNKLVFYDLENQAIGWTEYNCSSSIKVKDERTGTVHLVGFHYINSFACVLNINGIMILFLLPLLHTLLH, encoded by the exons ATGGAGATGCTTCCCGGGAGCAGAAGAACAATCTTCGTCTCCGCCTGCGTGTGGTTTTTTCTGTCACTGTTACCGTCGCTGTCACCGGCGAGTGTCGTTAGCGCCACCCACGGTGTCTTCAACGTCAAGTGCAAGTACCAGGAGCGCACCCTTTCTGCCCTCAAAGCCCATGACTACCGCCGCCAGCTCTCCCTCCTCGCCGGAGTCGACCTCCCCCTCGGCGGAAGCGGCCGCCCCGACGCCGTTGG GCTTTACTATGCTAAAATTGGGATTGGAACTCCTCCGAAGAATTACTACTTGCAGGTGGACACTGGCACTGACATTATGTGGGTCAATTGCATTCAGTGCAAAGAATGCCCCACCAGAAGTAGCCTTGGT ATGGACCTTACACTCTATGACATAAGGGAGTCCTCCTCTGGTAAATCTGTTCCATGTGATCAAGAGTTCTGCAAAGAGGTCAATGGAGGTCTTCTGTCCGGATGCACTACTAATACGACCTGTCCATATCTGGAGATATATGGTGATGGGAGCTCAACTGCTGGTAACTTCGTAAAGGATATTGTACTTTACGAGCAAGTGTCTGGGGACCTTAAAACCGATTCAGCTAATGGAAGTATTATATTTGG GTGTGGTGCTAGACAATCTGGAGATctaagttcttcaaatgaagaagCACTTGACGGAATACTTGGATTTGGAAAAGCTAATTCTTCAATGATTTCACAACTTGCTTCTTCTGGCAAAGTGAAAAAGATGTTTGCTCATTGTTTAAATGGAGTAAATGGAGGTGGTATATTTGCTATTGGGCATGTTGTGCAACCTAAAGTGAATATGACTCCATTATTACCAGACCA gccACACTACAGTGTCAATATGACAGCAGTTCAAGTTGGCCAAACTTTCCTTAGTCTATCAACAGATGCTTCGGCACAAGGGGATGGAAAAGGGACAATAATTGACAGTGGTACAACCTTGGCCTATCTGCCTGAAGGGATTTATGATCCGCTAGTATCCAAG ATAATTTCTCAGCAAACTGGTCTAAAAGTTCAGACTCTCCATGACGAGTATACATGCTTTCAATATTCTGAGAG TGTTGATGATGGATTCCCAGCtgtcacatttttttttgaaaatggaCTCTCGTTAAAGGTTTATCCACATGATTACTTATTTCCCTCT GGAGATTTCTGGTGTATTGGTTGGCAAAATAGTGGGACACAATCAAGAGATAACAAAAATATGACCTTATTAGGAG ATTTAGTGCTTTCAAATAAACTTGTCTTCTACGACCTTGAAAATCAGGCTATTGGATGGACTGAGTACAACT GTTCTTCAAGCATTAAAGTGAAGGATGAACGAACGGGAACGGTCCATTTAGTTGGTTTCCACTACATTAATTCTTTTGCATGCGTTTTAAACATCAACGGAATCATGATCTTGTTTCTACTTCCTCTGCTACATACACTGCTTCATTGA